From a single Eleginops maclovinus isolate JMC-PN-2008 ecotype Puerto Natales chromosome 20, JC_Emac_rtc_rv5, whole genome shotgun sequence genomic region:
- the rpl22 gene encoding 60S ribosomal protein L22 isoform X1 has product MAPIKKQVVRKTGGKRKKQILKFTLDCTHPVEDGIMDAANFEQFLQERIKVNGKAGSLGGGVVSIERSKSKIAVNSEVPFSKRYLKYLTKKYLKKNNLRDWLRVVANTKESYELRYFQINQDEEEEEDED; this is encoded by the exons ATGGCCCCGATT AAAAAGCAGGTTGTTAGGAAGACAGGtgggaagaggaagaagcagatcCTGAAGTTCACCCTGGACTGCACTCACCCTGTTGAGGATGGCATCATGGACGCTGCCAACTTT GAACAGTTCCTGCAGGAGCGCATCAAGGTGAATGGCAAAGCTGGAAGCCTCGGTGGTGGTGTGGTGTCCATTGAAAGGAGCAAGAGTAAAATTGCAGTGAACTCTGAAGTTCCCTTCTCAAAGAG GTATTTGAAGTATCTCACCAAGAAGTACCTGAAGAAGAACAACCTCAGGGACTGGCTGCGGGTCGTGGCCAACACCAAGGAGAGCTATGAGCTGCGCTACTTCCAGATCAACcaggacgaggaagaggaggaggacgaagaTTAA
- the rpl22 gene encoding 60S ribosomal protein L22 isoform X2: MAQKKQVVRKTGGKRKKQILKFTLDCTHPVEDGIMDAANFEQFLQERIKVNGKAGSLGGGVVSIERSKSKIAVNSEVPFSKRYLKYLTKKYLKKNNLRDWLRVVANTKESYELRYFQINQDEEEEEDED; this comes from the exons ATGGCACAG AAAAAGCAGGTTGTTAGGAAGACAGGtgggaagaggaagaagcagatcCTGAAGTTCACCCTGGACTGCACTCACCCTGTTGAGGATGGCATCATGGACGCTGCCAACTTT GAACAGTTCCTGCAGGAGCGCATCAAGGTGAATGGCAAAGCTGGAAGCCTCGGTGGTGGTGTGGTGTCCATTGAAAGGAGCAAGAGTAAAATTGCAGTGAACTCTGAAGTTCCCTTCTCAAAGAG GTATTTGAAGTATCTCACCAAGAAGTACCTGAAGAAGAACAACCTCAGGGACTGGCTGCGGGTCGTGGCCAACACCAAGGAGAGCTATGAGCTGCGCTACTTCCAGATCAACcaggacgaggaagaggaggaggacgaagaTTAA